Proteins from a genomic interval of Candidatus Poribacteria bacterium:
- a CDS encoding metal-dependent hydrolase, with amino-acid sequence MRLNNGIRLTWLGHSTFKIEADGQTLLIDPWVTNNPVCPDALKTFDTLDVILITHGHADHIGDAVSLAKKHTPTVVSIVEIAGWLGKQGVDNTIGMNKGGTVTVGGVKATMVSANHSSSFTEEDGTTVYLGEPAGYVIEFANGYKIYHAGDTNVFGDMRIIGEIYQPDLALLPIGDHFTMGPREAAYAAQLLNVPAILPIHYGTFPLLTGTPEELRKLTASQDVEIISLEVGETLD; translated from the coding sequence ATGAGACTTAATAACGGTATTCGCCTGACATGGCTCGGACATTCCACCTTTAAAATCGAAGCAGATGGACAAACGCTTCTCATAGATCCATGGGTGACAAACAACCCGGTATGTCCAGATGCACTCAAGACTTTCGACACTCTCGATGTGATACTCATAACACACGGGCACGCCGATCATATCGGCGACGCGGTATCTCTTGCGAAAAAACATACACCGACAGTCGTGTCCATCGTCGAAATCGCAGGGTGGCTCGGTAAACAGGGTGTTGACAACACAATTGGAATGAACAAGGGTGGCACTGTCACTGTCGGTGGCGTAAAAGCAACGATGGTCTCAGCCAACCACAGCAGCAGCTTCACAGAGGAAGACGGCACGACAGTTTATTTAGGCGAACCGGCGGGTTATGTTATAGAATTCGCGAACGGCTACAAAATCTATCACGCTGGCGATACGAATGTCTTCGGTGATATGCGAATTATTGGCGAAATTTATCAACCTGACTTAGCACTGCTACCCATCGGCGACCATTTTACGATGGGACCCCGCGAAGCCGCTTATGCCGCACAACTGCTCAATGTCCCAGCGATCCTACCCATCCATTACGGCACTTTCCCACTCTTAACAGGAACCCCGGAAGAACTCCGTAAATTGACAGCATCCCAAGATGTGGAAATTATTTCGTTAGAGGTCGGGGAAACATTAGATTAG
- a CDS encoding sugar phosphate nucleotidyltransferase, with the protein MPIAGYGTRLFPATKAVPKALFPIIDQDGIAKPVIQLIIEEALTAGVEEVCIVAQPQQVEPITTYFSGAVADAIREKPELAAQADRLEEIGDRLHFAIQVEPEGFGHAIYCANDFADGEPVMILLGDHLYIPESDVSCARQLVDVYTEVGQSVTSLDLCHESELSLNGVVHGSPSVESERLFTLSQISEKPTVAFAQQHLRVEGIPERQYLCNFGIDLLTPLLFDILDYNYKHRIVTHGEIQLRDAMTEIIKQEGMYGYRVAGQRYDTGNPQDLLKTVNAFGLQSPYRNSLI; encoded by the coding sequence ATTCCCATTGCTGGATACGGGACACGTCTTTTCCCCGCAACGAAAGCCGTCCCGAAGGCACTCTTTCCGATTATTGATCAGGATGGTATCGCAAAGCCGGTCATTCAGTTGATTATTGAGGAAGCACTAACGGCGGGTGTGGAGGAGGTGTGTATCGTCGCTCAACCGCAACAGGTTGAACCGATTACCACCTATTTTTCTGGTGCTGTCGCCGATGCGATTCGTGAAAAACCGGAGTTAGCAGCGCAGGCAGACCGGTTGGAAGAAATAGGTGATCGACTGCATTTCGCAATTCAGGTGGAACCGGAAGGATTCGGGCACGCCATCTATTGTGCAAATGATTTCGCGGATGGTGAGCCGGTTATGATTCTGCTTGGAGACCATCTCTATATTCCCGAATCGGATGTTTCTTGTGCCAGGCAACTCGTGGATGTTTACACAGAGGTTGGGCAGTCTGTCACAAGTCTTGATCTCTGTCATGAAAGTGAACTCTCGCTCAACGGTGTTGTTCACGGCAGCCCCTCTGTAGAATCCGAGAGGCTCTTTACGTTATCACAAATTTCGGAAAAGCCGACGGTGGCGTTCGCGCAGCAGCATCTCCGCGTGGAAGGTATCCCGGAACGGCAATACCTCTGCAACTTCGGAATCGACCTTCTGACCCCCCTCCTTTTTGATATTCTGGATTACAATTATAAACACCGAATTGTAACGCACGGCGAGATTCAGCTACGGGATGCGATGACGGAAATCATAAAACAGGAAGGTATGTACGGCTACCGCGTCGCAGGTCAGCGTTACGATACAGGCAACCCACAGGATTTACTCAAAACTGTAAACGCCTTTGGATTACAAAGTCCCTATCGGAATTCTCTAATCTAA
- a CDS encoding ATP-binding cassette domain-containing protein: protein MIEVDNLSKTFKVYHHRKGFFGSFVNLFSRKHRVIRAVDSVSFTVQRGEIVGYLGPNGAGKSTTIKMLTGILVPSSGSVTVNGYTPHRQRKENAKHIGVVFGQRSHLWFDLPVQESFELLQRIYRIPDAQYRDNVEMFDALLNLGDFFQTPVRQLSLGQRMRADIAAALLHNPDVLFLDEPTIGLDVVAKARIREFIQRINADREVTVVLTTHDLDDVEKLCKRVILIDNARLCFDGELATLRRLLSTERLLTVDYAEVYPDISIPSTHVTFQEGARVQYRFSPEEISTADLIGAILQKFKIVDISVEELDIEELIKTVYEDNLTLERKLAEPIPLNTGKLA from the coding sequence ATGATTGAAGTTGATAATCTGAGCAAGACCTTCAAAGTCTATCATCACCGCAAAGGCTTTTTCGGGAGTTTTGTGAACCTTTTTTCCCGTAAACACCGCGTTATTCGCGCAGTGGACAGCGTTTCATTCACGGTTCAACGTGGCGAAATTGTGGGGTATTTAGGACCGAACGGTGCAGGCAAGTCAACGACCATTAAAATGCTGACCGGTATTTTGGTGCCTTCGTCAGGCAGCGTGACTGTAAACGGATATACTCCACATCGGCAGCGAAAGGAAAATGCCAAACACATTGGCGTTGTGTTTGGGCAGCGTTCACATTTGTGGTTCGATTTGCCAGTCCAAGAGTCATTTGAGTTGCTGCAGCGTATCTATCGGATTCCAGATGCACAGTACCGCGACAACGTAGAGATGTTCGATGCTCTGCTCAACCTTGGCGATTTTTTCCAGACACCTGTCCGCCAGTTGAGTCTCGGTCAGCGGATGCGTGCGGACATCGCAGCTGCGCTGCTCCACAATCCGGATGTCTTGTTCCTTGATGAACCGACTATTGGTTTAGATGTCGTCGCCAAGGCACGTATCCGAGAATTTATCCAAAGAATCAACGCCGATAGGGAGGTCACGGTTGTATTGACAACACACGATTTAGATGATGTCGAGAAATTGTGTAAGCGTGTTATTCTTATAGACAACGCGCGGCTCTGTTTCGATGGAGAACTCGCGACACTCCGGCGGTTGCTTTCGACAGAACGACTTTTGACTGTGGATTACGCCGAGGTCTATCCAGACATCAGTATCCCGAGCACACATGTTACCTTTCAAGAAGGTGCTCGCGTGCAGTATCGGTTCTCTCCAGAAGAAATTAGCACAGCGGACCTTATCGGTGCAATCCTCCAAAAGTTCAAGATTGTGGATATATCGGTCGAAGAGCTTGATATTGAAGAGTTAATCAAAACGGTTTACGAGGATAACCTCACGCTTGAACGTAAATTGGCCGAGCCAATACCATTGAACACAGGCAAATTGGCTTGA